One segment of Pseudobythopirellula maris DNA contains the following:
- a CDS encoding LamG-like jellyroll fold domain-containing protein produces MPRNRNLSVSKPRRSRTPRFEGLESRVMLDAALPSLINVTATHVNTPSDSIPRFGAEPTVLSARDGAWSDPDTWSTGTVPGVDDVVSILEGHEVDYDVDSLARLDVIEVSGVLEFSTTADTSLYLNEIMVLPTGVLTIGTADDPVQAGVTSEIVFTDTPNADGYHYKTGTVENPGVDPSQYGNALLSFGTVVMHGSPVTNTFIRLAGDAMAGDDQLVLSDNTDGWSVGDTIVLPDTRQINPVSLDGYYTYTPQWETVTIAAIDGSTITLEEPLAYNHQGPRDADGSPTQTEEGETLAAHAASLTRNIVIRSENPDGVRGHTMFVATSNADLRYVAMKDLGRTRAARLDSTTYDESGAVTHIGTNQVGRYSQHHHHLWGSEEGLSYEGERYQAISVGNVIDGGLKWGTTVHNAHFGLYRDNVYYDIDGASFATEAGNETGNLFDHNFVVRVNGGEDSYGPEELNTGDRGNAYWLAGPLSTFSNNVAANVHGTAVLVYAGNTPITRNSRSYREVNTPLFAGADLRNASESSVVNLVEEAVDNFYGNEFYGATREGVSIWTIGNRELQPGAKANRISDTKAWHISDRGINFYYSSAYEIDGWLQRGEAGKIGRTTVNGGPSNQTPNAAIVHGGAHASESIVRNADIQNMTIGYLNRGRGVSDSLTLEDSYLDNEQNIVVWAWNQKPLDGTRDMSIRNVQFGDELNPGSANNVTMEWNPPSSISYTAAESNLISSFGGAEGIDVEVFYHQQSPVYVLSSRFGDGAEGLTNEEFFSFTGSAAAGAVAPTRLRDGDTGETALTRAKALGVNGLATETPDSLDAQPRLFYNLATDDLGELRLYYAVLGDSQLVDRVSIDINGVPLETTDLIGSVDVDHLTVGEYQATAFLTDENGEPIGEKSERTLRLPIDVERRGPINKAPSFAEIDDLVRYVGADLSLTISANDFEGDFFQIEALQLPDGVSYDPVSGMLSWTPGIEEAGIHNFKFEASDTNEAKSTLEFAVDVRFDPAEKTIVAAWSLDEEQSNGGVVAKDDASFNLDGVIHGAVYENGVLTFDGRDDYVEIETSELLKQHSSITVSAWVNHTEYNHYAPIVRFDSGTAAAYELSLKRGGLLKNGYRASVVDGDLSQVDAFFEVNRRDWSDRSDWDHLVMTFDTTDAGGSLRLYVNGELQASEDSAGGIHYPSWGTQKLYIGGAPNRITGYKGAISDVRIIASALSAEDVVELNRQTSPTRLMADYDLDGAVTVNDFRTWINQYGLVVPNGYGADGNGDGTVSAADFGFWRDAYTQPVVTRPRATPTSHVTNNTSLLLGASSTPREESLPVSAPQQQQQFGERLDQAENSLQSQQQRQNREQVRVYDAIDEAFADSEVETL; encoded by the coding sequence ATGCCCCGAAATCGCAACTTGTCCGTTTCTAAACCACGCCGCTCCCGCACTCCGCGTTTCGAGGGGCTTGAGTCTCGCGTCATGCTGGACGCCGCTCTGCCCTCGCTCATCAACGTCACCGCGACCCACGTCAACACGCCATCCGACAGCATCCCGCGATTCGGCGCCGAGCCAACTGTGCTATCGGCGCGTGACGGCGCCTGGTCCGACCCCGACACGTGGAGCACCGGCACGGTGCCGGGCGTCGATGACGTGGTGTCAATCCTTGAGGGGCACGAGGTCGATTACGACGTCGACTCGCTCGCCCGACTCGATGTGATCGAGGTTTCGGGCGTGCTCGAGTTCAGCACCACGGCCGACACGTCGCTCTACCTCAACGAGATCATGGTGTTGCCGACTGGCGTGCTGACGATTGGCACGGCCGATGATCCTGTCCAGGCGGGTGTGACCAGCGAGATCGTGTTCACGGATACGCCGAACGCCGACGGCTATCACTACAAAACAGGTACGGTCGAGAACCCGGGCGTCGATCCTTCGCAGTATGGCAACGCGCTCTTGTCGTTCGGCACCGTCGTTATGCACGGCTCGCCGGTAACCAACACGTTCATCCGCTTGGCGGGCGACGCCATGGCGGGAGACGATCAGCTAGTTCTCAGCGACAACACCGATGGCTGGAGCGTGGGGGACACGATCGTGCTTCCCGACACCCGGCAGATCAACCCGGTTTCGCTCGATGGCTACTACACCTACACGCCTCAGTGGGAGACCGTGACTATCGCGGCGATCGACGGGTCGACGATCACCCTCGAGGAGCCGCTGGCATACAACCATCAGGGCCCGCGCGACGCCGACGGCAGCCCGACTCAAACGGAAGAGGGCGAAACCTTGGCGGCTCACGCCGCTTCGCTCACTCGCAACATCGTGATCCGCTCGGAGAATCCCGATGGGGTCCGCGGCCACACGATGTTCGTCGCTACTTCCAACGCCGACTTGCGTTACGTCGCGATGAAAGATTTGGGGCGGACTCGCGCCGCGCGGCTCGATTCGACAACCTACGACGAGAGTGGCGCCGTCACACACATCGGGACGAACCAGGTCGGTCGCTACAGCCAACACCACCATCACTTGTGGGGCTCCGAGGAGGGCCTCAGCTACGAGGGCGAACGGTACCAGGCGATCTCGGTAGGCAACGTCATCGACGGCGGCCTGAAATGGGGCACCACAGTCCACAATGCGCACTTCGGTCTCTACCGCGACAACGTTTACTACGACATCGACGGCGCATCCTTCGCCACCGAAGCGGGCAACGAGACCGGCAACTTGTTCGATCACAACTTCGTCGTCCGCGTCAACGGAGGCGAAGACAGTTACGGCCCCGAGGAACTCAACACCGGCGACCGCGGCAACGCTTACTGGCTCGCCGGGCCGCTAAGCACTTTCAGCAACAATGTAGCGGCCAATGTGCACGGGACTGCCGTATTGGTTTATGCAGGCAATACACCGATTACCCGCAATAGTCGATCCTACCGAGAGGTCAACACGCCACTTTTCGCTGGCGCGGACCTACGGAATGCAAGTGAATCCAGCGTGGTCAATCTCGTCGAAGAAGCGGTCGACAATTTTTATGGAAATGAGTTCTACGGGGCTACAAGAGAAGGCGTCTCGATCTGGACGATTGGCAATCGCGAGCTGCAACCGGGCGCTAAAGCGAACCGGATTTCCGACACGAAGGCGTGGCATATATCTGACAGGGGCATCAATTTCTACTACAGCTCGGCTTACGAGATCGATGGCTGGCTCCAACGTGGCGAAGCTGGAAAGATCGGCCGGACTACCGTCAACGGCGGCCCCAGTAACCAGACACCTAACGCGGCTATTGTGCACGGCGGCGCTCACGCCTCGGAATCGATCGTCCGCAACGCCGACATTCAGAACATGACGATCGGCTATCTCAACCGGGGCAGGGGGGTCAGCGACTCTCTGACACTCGAGGATTCTTACCTCGACAACGAGCAGAATATTGTCGTCTGGGCATGGAACCAAAAACCGCTCGATGGCACTCGCGACATGTCGATCCGCAATGTGCAGTTCGGCGACGAGCTTAACCCCGGTTCCGCCAACAACGTCACCATGGAGTGGAATCCCCCCAGCTCGATCAGTTACACCGCGGCCGAATCGAACCTGATCAGCAGCTTCGGCGGCGCGGAAGGGATCGATGTGGAGGTGTTCTACCATCAGCAGTCCCCGGTCTACGTACTCTCCTCCCGTTTCGGCGACGGCGCCGAGGGGCTGACCAACGAAGAGTTTTTCTCGTTCACGGGGTCCGCAGCCGCGGGCGCTGTCGCACCGACTCGCTTGCGTGATGGCGACACGGGCGAGACAGCGTTGACTCGAGCCAAGGCCCTCGGCGTGAACGGCCTCGCTACCGAGACGCCCGATAGCCTCGACGCCCAACCACGTCTGTTCTACAACCTCGCGACCGATGATCTAGGCGAGCTCCGTCTCTACTACGCGGTTCTCGGTGACAGCCAACTCGTAGACCGTGTTTCAATCGACATCAATGGTGTGCCCCTCGAAACCACGGACCTAATTGGTTCGGTCGATGTCGACCACCTCACCGTGGGTGAATACCAAGCGACTGCTTTCCTCACCGACGAGAACGGCGAACCGATCGGTGAAAAGTCCGAGCGGACCTTGCGACTCCCCATCGACGTGGAACGGCGAGGACCGATCAACAAAGCGCCAAGCTTCGCTGAAATCGACGACCTGGTTCGCTATGTGGGCGCCGATCTCTCGCTGACCATCTCGGCCAATGACTTCGAGGGCGATTTCTTTCAGATTGAAGCGCTCCAGCTGCCCGATGGGGTAAGCTATGACCCTGTCTCCGGTATGCTGAGTTGGACACCCGGCATCGAAGAGGCGGGGATCCACAACTTCAAGTTTGAAGCGTCGGACACGAATGAGGCCAAGTCAACACTCGAATTCGCAGTCGACGTACGCTTCGACCCTGCCGAGAAGACGATCGTCGCCGCTTGGAGTCTCGACGAGGAACAGAGCAATGGCGGCGTTGTTGCGAAAGACGATGCAAGTTTCAACCTCGACGGCGTCATCCATGGCGCAGTCTACGAGAACGGTGTACTGACGTTCGATGGCCGTGACGACTACGTTGAAATCGAAACCAGTGAGCTTCTCAAGCAGCACTCGTCGATCACGGTTTCTGCTTGGGTCAATCACACCGAGTACAATCACTACGCGCCGATCGTAAGGTTCGATTCAGGCACCGCTGCGGCGTACGAGTTGTCGCTCAAACGGGGAGGCCTCTTAAAGAACGGCTATCGAGCTTCGGTGGTCGATGGCGACCTAAGCCAAGTGGATGCGTTCTTCGAGGTGAACAGGAGAGATTGGTCTGATCGGAGCGATTGGGACCACTTGGTGATGACTTTCGACACAACCGACGCTGGCGGCTCGCTGCGGCTCTACGTCAACGGTGAGCTGCAAGCCAGCGAGGACTCGGCCGGCGGCATCCACTACCCCAGTTGGGGAACCCAGAAGCTTTACATCGGCGGCGCTCCCAACCGGATCACAGGCTACAAAGGCGCGATCTCCGACGTCCGTATCATTGCCTCCGCACTATCTGCCGAGGATGTTGTGGAGCTCAACCGTCAGACCTCTCCTACGAGGCTAATGGCTGACTACGACCTCGATGGCGCTGTCACGGTGAATGACTTTAGAACCTGGATTAACCAATATGGGCTTGTCGTCCCGAATGGTTACGGCGCCGATGGCAATGGGGACGGAACTGTATCGGCGGCCGACTTCGGCTTTTGGAGAGACGCCTACACCCAGCCCGTCGTGACGAGACCCAGAGCTACGCCAACAAGCCACGTGACGAATAATACGAGCTTGCTGCTTGGAGCCTCAAGCACACCGCGTGAAGAATCCTTGCCCGTATCTGCCCCCCAGCAACAGCAGCAGTTCGGCGAGCGGCTCGACCAAGCAGAGAATAGCCTGCAATCTCAGCAGCAACGCCAAAATAGAGAGCAAGTCAGAGTGTACGACGCGATCGACGAGGCCTTCGCGGACTCTGAGGTTGAAACACTTTGA
- a CDS encoding VanZ family protein — MPEPIDQPAETTARERLWAVALAIAGLLAFAYLSFLPLQLRDVSLSEALERARRIPWLDIDLAHRADWVANGLIALPLGILAGAALWRRGRTFWNLAAAAVSWCLLTAAVLAVEIAQIWFAPRTVSWNDVASEAVGIGIGLLIWACLGPALLKALRRLAAADSGEPRVAALLALYAFGLYAHEVMPLDLVGVEGLSVKWELGRLQPWPRVASGADFLDPRDMLAAVCKFVPVGVLCFLWRAAAVDRRAVFYMAALAAAPEVCQIMLFSRTASMSDVLINALGIAAGYLAASRWRTVLISLAPLWRRKWALAAVTLIAWGAAIAMIIALLCMDWETVLTDRSMALKRLNGFWEPPFASLYWLSELEALSNILSKSAMWAALGALPAIAVRLGSTSRTHHRAADVAAILLLSSIGVGVECLQAWLPPHVPSLTDCLLYATGSWVGVTIVRYCWPAGLQPSGDSARFNVGV, encoded by the coding sequence TTGCCCGAGCCAATTGATCAGCCTGCAGAGACCACCGCCCGCGAACGGCTTTGGGCCGTGGCTTTAGCGATAGCAGGCTTACTGGCGTTCGCCTATCTGTCCTTTTTACCGCTGCAGCTACGCGATGTTTCTTTGTCAGAGGCCCTGGAGCGCGCTCGCCGAATTCCGTGGCTCGACATTGACCTAGCCCATCGAGCGGATTGGGTTGCTAACGGGCTGATTGCCTTGCCGCTAGGCATACTGGCTGGGGCGGCGCTGTGGCGCCGAGGTCGTACTTTCTGGAACCTCGCCGCGGCTGCGGTCTCGTGGTGTTTGCTCACCGCCGCTGTGCTGGCCGTCGAAATCGCTCAGATATGGTTTGCGCCACGCACCGTCTCATGGAACGACGTCGCATCCGAGGCGGTAGGCATAGGGATCGGGCTCCTGATCTGGGCCTGCTTAGGGCCTGCGCTGCTAAAGGCACTGAGACGTTTAGCAGCCGCTGATTCCGGAGAACCGCGTGTCGCGGCCCTGCTGGCCTTGTATGCGTTTGGACTCTACGCACACGAAGTGATGCCTCTCGACCTCGTCGGCGTTGAGGGGCTTAGCGTAAAGTGGGAGTTGGGGCGCCTCCAACCATGGCCTCGTGTGGCATCGGGGGCCGATTTCTTAGACCCGCGTGATATGTTGGCGGCGGTTTGCAAATTCGTCCCGGTCGGCGTTCTCTGTTTTCTATGGCGAGCCGCAGCCGTCGACCGGCGTGCAGTCTTCTACATGGCGGCGCTAGCTGCGGCGCCTGAAGTTTGCCAAATCATGCTCTTCAGCCGCACCGCCTCGATGAGCGACGTACTAATCAACGCCTTGGGCATTGCCGCGGGCTATCTGGCTGCGTCTCGCTGGCGAACGGTGCTGATTAGCTTGGCGCCACTGTGGCGACGCAAATGGGCGTTGGCTGCGGTCACGCTGATTGCCTGGGGAGCCGCGATCGCAATGATCATCGCCCTGCTGTGCATGGACTGGGAGACGGTACTAACCGACCGCTCAATGGCTCTAAAGCGGCTCAACGGGTTTTGGGAGCCCCCCTTCGCGTCGCTCTATTGGCTCTCAGAACTCGAAGCGCTATCGAACATCTTGAGCAAGAGTGCGATGTGGGCGGCGCTCGGCGCCCTGCCCGCCATCGCTGTTCGGCTGGGCAGCACCAGCCGAACTCATCACCGCGCCGCCGATGTGGCTGCAATCTTGTTGCTCTCGTCGATAGGTGTTGGGGTCGAATGCCTGCAAGCGTGGCTTCCTCCCCATGTCCCCTCGTTGACCGACTGCTTGCTGTACGCCACCGGCTCTTGGGTGGGGGTCACGATTGTCCGATACTGTTGGCCGGCGGGCCTTCAACCGTCGGGAGATAGCGCCCGCTTCAACGTGGGCGTCTGA
- a CDS encoding sugar kinase, with translation MPPLTIKPADSCRFDEASLGEVMLRLDPGDGRVRTTRTFQAWEGGGEYNVARGLKRCFGLRTTLVSSFVDNEVGRLLEDLIYTGGVDQSFVQWRKFDGVGREARNGMNFTERGFGLRGAVGCSDRGHTAASQMKPGDIDWDELFGKQGVRWLHTGGIFAALSDTTPAVVEEALTKAKEHGVVTSYDLNYRPSLWKAIGGHERCQEVNRRLAKLVDVMIGNEEDFTACLGLEVEGVGDGHKELPLDAYKRMIERAVKEYPNFAMTATTLRAVKSATVNDWGALAWHDGQFYEATQRNDLEIFDRVGGGDSFASGLIYGMLTTGDPQQAVEYGAAHGALAMTTPGDTTMASLAEVEKLVAGAGARVDR, from the coding sequence ATGCCCCCACTCACGATCAAGCCCGCCGATTCCTGCCGTTTTGACGAAGCCTCGCTAGGCGAGGTCATGCTCCGCCTCGACCCGGGCGACGGCCGCGTGCGCACTACGCGCACGTTCCAGGCGTGGGAGGGTGGGGGCGAGTACAACGTGGCCCGCGGGCTGAAGCGCTGCTTCGGCCTGCGCACCACGCTCGTTTCTTCTTTCGTCGACAACGAGGTCGGCCGGCTGCTCGAAGACCTCATCTACACCGGCGGCGTCGACCAGTCGTTCGTCCAGTGGCGAAAGTTCGACGGCGTCGGCCGCGAGGCCCGCAACGGCATGAACTTCACCGAGCGCGGCTTCGGGCTGCGTGGCGCGGTGGGCTGCAGCGACCGCGGCCACACGGCCGCCAGCCAGATGAAGCCGGGCGACATCGACTGGGACGAGCTGTTCGGCAAGCAAGGCGTCCGCTGGTTGCACACCGGCGGCATCTTCGCAGCGCTCAGCGACACCACGCCCGCCGTCGTCGAGGAGGCGCTCACCAAGGCCAAGGAGCACGGCGTTGTCACGTCTTACGACCTGAACTACCGGCCCAGCCTGTGGAAGGCGATCGGCGGCCACGAGCGTTGCCAAGAGGTGAATCGCCGACTGGCGAAGCTGGTCGACGTGATGATCGGCAACGAAGAGGATTTCACCGCCTGCTTGGGCCTGGAGGTCGAGGGCGTCGGCGACGGGCACAAGGAGCTGCCGCTCGACGCCTACAAGCGGATGATCGAGCGCGCCGTGAAGGAGTACCCCAACTTCGCGATGACCGCCACCACGCTCCGCGCCGTGAAATCGGCCACGGTGAACGACTGGGGCGCGCTCGCCTGGCACGATGGCCAGTTCTACGAGGCGACGCAGCGCAACGATCTGGAGATCTTCGACCGTGTCGGCGGCGGCGACAGCTTCGCCTCGGGCCTGATCTACGGCATGCTCACCACGGGAGATCCCCAGCAGGCGGTCGAGTACGGCGCCGCCCACGGCGCCCTGGCGATGACCACGCCGGGCGACACGACGATGGCCTCGCTCGCCGAGGTGGAGAAGCTCGTGGCCGGGGCCGGGGCGCGGGTCGACCGGTAA
- the eda gene encoding bifunctional 4-hydroxy-2-oxoglutarate aldolase/2-dehydro-3-deoxy-phosphogluconate aldolase codes for MPNPFETLAHHKLAPVIALDDAAHAAPLAAALVAGGLPVAEVTFRTAAAEESIRTMAARGDLLVIAGTVLTAEQVDRAAHAGAVMVVSPGFSPKVVERCQKLGLPVCPGVATPTDLQAALDCGLGTMKFFPAEALGGVKTLKAISAPYASAVEGGVKFMPTGGVGPGNLLDYLALPSVVACGGSWMVAPKLYAGGDFAPVEAAVREAVTLAQSLD; via the coding sequence ATGCCAAACCCCTTCGAGACGCTCGCCCACCACAAGCTCGCCCCGGTGATCGCGCTGGACGACGCCGCCCACGCTGCTCCGCTGGCCGCGGCGCTCGTCGCCGGCGGGCTGCCGGTGGCCGAGGTGACGTTCCGCACCGCCGCGGCCGAGGAGTCGATCCGCACGATGGCCGCTCGGGGCGACCTGTTGGTGATCGCCGGCACGGTGCTCACCGCCGAACAGGTCGACCGCGCCGCGCACGCCGGCGCCGTGATGGTCGTTTCGCCCGGCTTCTCGCCCAAGGTGGTCGAGCGCTGCCAGAAACTCGGTCTGCCGGTCTGCCCCGGCGTCGCGACGCCGACCGACTTACAAGCGGCGCTCGACTGCGGTCTCGGCACGATGAAGTTCTTCCCCGCCGAGGCGCTCGGCGGCGTGAAGACCTTAAAAGCGATCTCCGCCCCCTACGCCTCGGCGGTGGAGGGGGGCGTGAAGTTCATGCCCACCGGCGGCGTCGGTCCCGGCAACCTTCTGGACTACCTGGCTCTGCCGAGCGTCGTCGCCTGCGGCGGCAGCTGGATGGTCGCCCCCAAGCTCTACGCGGGCGGCGACTTCGCCCCGGTCGAGGCGGCGGTCCGCGAAGCGGTGACTCTTGCTCAAAGCCTTGATTAA
- the xylA gene encoding xylose isomerase, whose protein sequence is MPAFPEIERIPFEGPDSHNPLAFRYYDENEVVEGKTMKDHLRFSVVYWHTFRGQGSDPFGPGAAVRPWESGVDDVANAENRARVAFEFFEKLGAPYYAFHDRDVAPEGESLQESHDNFDAVVKVFKEEQQRTGVKLLWGTANLFSNPRFMHGAATSCNAEAFAYGAAQVKKAMEVTHELGGEGYTFWGGREGYQCLWNTDMKREQEHLAKFLHMAVDYAKKIGFTGQFYIEPKPKEPTKHQYDSDTAACLNFLREYGLKDHFKLNLETNHATLAGHTMQHELEAAGAADALGSIDANTGDLLLGWDTDQFATDIYLTTQCMHSILKYGGLNPGGVNFDAKVRRESFEPIDLFYAHIGSMDAFARGLKIAAAMRADGRLEGMVRERYASWDSGIGAEIEAGKHDFDSLSKIMLEKGEAAPNTSGRQELFENVINLYL, encoded by the coding sequence ATGCCCGCCTTTCCCGAGATCGAACGCATCCCTTTCGAGGGCCCCGACAGCCACAACCCGCTGGCGTTCCGTTACTACGACGAGAACGAGGTGGTTGAAGGCAAGACGATGAAGGACCACTTGCGGTTCAGCGTCGTTTACTGGCACACGTTCCGTGGCCAGGGGAGCGACCCCTTCGGCCCCGGCGCCGCCGTGCGGCCTTGGGAGTCGGGCGTCGATGACGTGGCCAACGCCGAGAACCGCGCCCGCGTGGCGTTCGAGTTCTTCGAGAAGCTCGGCGCCCCCTACTACGCGTTCCACGACCGCGACGTGGCGCCCGAGGGCGAGTCGCTGCAGGAGTCGCACGACAATTTCGACGCCGTCGTGAAGGTCTTCAAAGAAGAGCAGCAGCGGACCGGTGTGAAGCTGTTGTGGGGCACGGCCAACTTGTTCTCGAACCCGCGGTTCATGCACGGCGCCGCCACGAGCTGCAACGCCGAGGCCTTCGCCTACGGCGCCGCCCAGGTGAAGAAGGCGATGGAAGTCACCCACGAGCTGGGCGGCGAGGGCTACACCTTCTGGGGCGGCCGCGAAGGCTACCAGTGCTTGTGGAACACCGACATGAAGCGCGAGCAGGAGCACCTCGCCAAGTTCCTGCACATGGCCGTGGACTACGCCAAGAAGATCGGTTTCACCGGGCAGTTCTACATCGAGCCCAAGCCCAAGGAACCGACCAAGCACCAGTACGATTCGGACACGGCTGCGTGTCTCAATTTCCTCCGCGAGTACGGCCTGAAGGACCACTTCAAGCTCAATCTCGAGACGAACCACGCCACGCTGGCCGGCCACACGATGCAGCACGAGCTCGAGGCGGCCGGCGCGGCCGACGCACTCGGCTCGATCGACGCCAACACCGGCGACTTGCTGCTCGGCTGGGACACCGACCAGTTCGCCACCGACATCTACCTCACGACGCAGTGCATGCACTCGATCCTGAAGTACGGCGGGCTCAACCCGGGAGGCGTGAACTTCGACGCCAAGGTGCGCCGCGAGAGCTTCGAGCCGATCGACCTGTTCTACGCCCACATCGGCTCGATGGACGCCTTCGCCCGAGGCCTGAAGATCGCCGCCGCCATGCGCGCCGACGGCCGCCTGGAGGGGATGGTCCGCGAGCGCTACGCCAGCTGGGACTCGGGCATCGGCGCCGAGATCGAAGCGGGCAAGCACGACTTCGACTCGCTGAGCAAGATCATGCTCGAAAAGGGCGAAGCGGCTCCCAACACCTCGGGCCGCCAGGAGCTGTTCGAGAACGTCATCAACCTGTACCTCTGA
- a CDS encoding SDR family oxidoreductase translates to MTTSPAPSITINRDLFSLDGEVAAVIGGTGTLGGLMADALAAFGAKVAVLGRNPERGAAAVDRLEKLGAKAMFQAADALDRSSLEKANEAIAAELGPVTVLVAAAGGNHPDATLPPGADFCDIPEEAWRTVSDLNLVGGTLLPAQVFGRSMVVAGKGSVINIASMAGITPLSRVPAYASAKAAVINLTQFLSREWATKGVRVNALSPGFFPAEQNRKLLYNDDGSLTPRSESIIGHTPMNRFGVAEELAGAVVWLASPRAASFVTGQNIVVDGGFSSITI, encoded by the coding sequence ATGACCACGAGCCCCGCCCCCTCGATCACGATCAACCGCGACCTGTTCTCGCTCGACGGCGAGGTGGCCGCCGTGATTGGCGGCACCGGCACGCTGGGGGGCCTGATGGCCGACGCCCTCGCCGCCTTCGGCGCCAAGGTGGCCGTCTTGGGTCGCAACCCCGAGCGCGGCGCGGCGGCCGTCGACCGGCTCGAGAAGCTTGGCGCGAAGGCCATGTTCCAAGCGGCCGACGCCCTCGACCGCTCGTCGCTCGAGAAGGCCAACGAGGCGATCGCCGCCGAACTCGGCCCGGTGACGGTGCTCGTCGCCGCGGCCGGCGGCAATCACCCCGACGCCACGCTGCCGCCCGGCGCCGATTTTTGCGACATCCCCGAAGAGGCGTGGCGCACGGTATCGGACCTCAACCTAGTCGGAGGCACGCTGCTGCCCGCCCAGGTGTTCGGCCGCTCGATGGTGGTGGCGGGTAAGGGTAGCGTGATCAACATCGCCTCGATGGCCGGCATCACGCCGCTGTCGCGCGTGCCGGCTTACGCCTCGGCCAAGGCGGCCGTGATCAATCTCACGCAGTTCCTCTCGCGCGAGTGGGCCACCAAGGGCGTAAGGGTGAACGCTCTGAGCCCCGGCTTCTTCCCCGCCGAGCAGAACCGCAAGCTCCTCTACAACGACGACGGCAGCCTGACGCCGCGCAGCGAGTCGATCATCGGCCACACGCCGATGAACCGCTTCGGCGTGGCCGAGGAGCTGGCGGGCGCCGTGGTGTGGTTGGCCTCGCCACGGGCCGCGTCGTTCGTCACGGGCCAGAACATCGTGGTCGACGGCGGTTTTTCCAGCATCACGATCTAG
- a CDS encoding histidine triad nucleotide-binding protein — protein MAERETLFTKIIRREIPAEIVFEDDRCLAFHDISPQAPVHVLVIPKKPIASCDELADDDAALVGHLYLVMRDLARKLGLGDGYRIVVNTGADGGQAVDHLHFHLLGGRQLNWPPG, from the coding sequence ATGGCCGAGCGCGAGACGCTGTTCACCAAGATCATCCGTCGCGAGATCCCCGCAGAGATTGTCTTCGAAGACGACCGCTGCTTGGCGTTCCACGATATCTCGCCGCAGGCGCCGGTGCACGTGCTGGTGATCCCCAAGAAGCCGATCGCCTCGTGCGATGAGCTGGCGGACGACGATGCGGCGCTCGTGGGCCATCTCTATTTGGTGATGCGTGACTTGGCCCGCAAACTCGGCCTGGGCGATGGCTACCGCATTGTGGTCAACACCGGCGCCGACGGCGGTCAGGCGGTCGACCACCTCCACTTCCATCTCCTGGGCGGCCGCCAACTCAATTGGCCGCCGGGTTGA